One genomic segment of Arthrobacter sp. Marseille-P9274 includes these proteins:
- a CDS encoding DUF6569 family protein: MKINTLHIGAGTRLGPLTLFPVWAEGRGTIGLATGAAANLEVTELASGPQVSKLTVTNRDTQPVLLLEGELLEGGHQHRVCARDMILAPGESRDVDTYCVEQGRWGGASAHGRSGRRAPLNVRAELNRSVRDHGTQGRVWERVARFQGMHTMSASGSLVEHLDAGTRHAALNLTKLPAPVDGQRGVVVGFGGKALMLELFGSHRLFAQHYRSMVEAAWLDIQVSAGHVPSVGTPAQSARDLAVRVMELSLPPLPHGFAQNVGPVAVSGISAPAKTGPALAHLSGWDTRHPMMAI; encoded by the coding sequence ATGAAGATCAACACTTTGCACATAGGGGCCGGAACCCGGCTCGGCCCGCTCACTCTCTTTCCGGTCTGGGCAGAAGGACGAGGCACCATCGGACTGGCAACCGGCGCGGCTGCGAACCTGGAGGTCACGGAGCTTGCCTCCGGCCCGCAGGTTTCCAAACTGACCGTCACCAACCGCGACACCCAGCCGGTCCTGCTGCTCGAAGGTGAGCTGCTGGAAGGCGGCCACCAGCACCGGGTCTGCGCCCGGGACATGATCCTGGCTCCGGGCGAAAGCCGCGACGTGGACACCTACTGCGTGGAGCAGGGCCGGTGGGGCGGCGCTTCGGCGCACGGCCGGTCCGGACGGCGAGCCCCGCTGAACGTGCGGGCGGAACTGAATCGATCCGTCCGTGACCATGGGACGCAGGGCCGCGTCTGGGAACGGGTGGCCCGGTTCCAGGGCATGCACACCATGTCGGCCTCGGGCTCGCTGGTGGAGCACCTCGACGCCGGCACCCGTCACGCAGCCCTGAACCTGACGAAGCTGCCGGCACCGGTCGACGGCCAGCGCGGCGTCGTCGTTGGCTTTGGCGGCAAGGCCCTGATGCTGGAGCTCTTCGGCAGCCACAGGCTGTTTGCGCAGCACTACCGTTCCATGGTCGAGGCGGCGTGGCTGGACATCCAGGTCTCGGCCGGCCACGTGCCCAGCGTCGGGACGCCGGCGCAGTCGGCACGGGACCTGGCCGTCCGGGTGATGGAGCTCAGCCTCCCGCCACTCCCCCACGGCTTCGCCCAGAACGTCGGGCCGGTCGCGGTCAGCGGAATCTCGGCACCGGCCAAGACCGGTCCCGCCCTCGCACACTTGAGCGGCTGGGACACCCGCCACCCGATGATGGCGATCTAA